The segment ACTGTACTTTGTCATCCCAGTTTTTAAGAGTTCCTTCAAGATGCTCTATATCAATTGCAAGTCTAGACATTTCAGCTTCTATCTTCAACAAGTCTTCAACTGTTTCCGCTCTTTGAAGTAGTTCTTTGTACCTATTATTCTGAGCTCTCATATTGTTTAGTCTTAGAGTCGTATCATAATATTCTTTTGTTATATCACGAGCATCGGTTTCTTCGTACACCACTTTTCCTAGTGTCTTTATAAATTCTACACATCCATCAAAGTGTTCCTTAGGTACTCGTATAGTAATCTCACTAGATTTCAATTTACCATTTGTGTAAGTTTCTTTATTCTCTATATATGCTCCATTTTCATTCAAATAATCCTCTATGATATTCATTTTCTCGTCATATGACTCTAATTTAATATTTATAGAACCACTTTTTATGATTTTTTTCTCTCTCTGTACTGATTTCGTTCTGATTCCCGTCTGAACTTCCATGCTATTTAGACTAGCTTCAGTAGCACCGAAGTCTGCTCCATATTTTGCAGATTCACTTGTATTTGCCATTTTCAGCTGTTCTGCATTTCCTACATCAAACCCTCTTGCCTTTTGTTCGTATGCTTCTGGCATTTCTTCGCTCGCCATTTCATACATTGTATCTCTATCTATATTATTGCGATTCATCATAGGATAACTAATTGCAACCAGCACAAGTGCTGCAGCAACTGAACTTA is part of the Tissierellales bacterium genome and harbors:
- a CDS encoding DUF4349 domain-containing protein; this encodes MRCDEFRELLDEYIDNELDEIKKKQMDLHILSCEECRKEYEFTLEILELAREEVELPENYHSALCEKFESIELKPNNELKSKDELSDKRMKSNKKNKWMRKLVPLSSVAAALVLVAISYPMMNRNNIDRDTMYEMASEEMPEAYEQKARGFDVGNAEQLKMANTSESAKYGADFGATEASLNSMEVQTGIRTKSVQREKKIIKSGSINIKLESYDEKMNIIEDYLNENGAYIENKETYTNGKLKSSEITIRVPKEHFDGCVEFIKTLGKVVYEETDARDITKEYYDTTLRLNNMRAQNNRYKELLQRAETVEDLLKIEAEMSRLAIDIEHLEGTLKNWDDKVQYSRLDVSIEEVSSLEPQIEKRDENLGKRIKDGFILEMNKLFKNIENAIVFLTSNAIYIILGIGLFGSVYLFIKNKVLKIKRRKKNEKDS